The Chitinophagales bacterium genomic interval CCCAAACCCTTTCTCCTGCCGGGCTGAAATAAGCAAGTATACCATCCTCTACACCCGCAAATATTTCCTGGTGCATCCCATTTCCAAGGGTCACAATACCATCTTCACTTGTTGTATGCGCACCGAGATAAATGAATTCATCTTCATTTACAATACAGGCGCGCGCGCGGTCTAAACCGGAGCCTCCGTAATATGTACCCCAGATGCGGGCACCGTTATCATAATATTTCTCGATCATGATATCAATGTCACCAATGAGCTGTGTCTGATAGGCTCCATCTGTGGCAATATTTTCTGTGCTGTAAGTTCTGCCGGTCAGAATCACATGATCTTCACTGTCAACCGCAAGGCCTCGCCCTTCATCACTGTACAAACCACCACAGTAAGTGGCCCAAACCAATGTCGGATCAATTATCAAAGACTGCCTGTTATCATAATGGGGCACATTAAAAGTGATAAAGTCATTCTCCTTCTTAAAGCTGACCTCAACGGGCATCAGCTTAATGCCGGCTGAACTCTGAATGTAAGACTCAGGGATCATTTCAAAAATGCGGCCGATTCCATTTGAGGATTCAAGTGTACCATTATCATAAATCTCCTGTCCGTTAACACCATGATACCGGTACCTGATATCATTTGCATTGCCGCCCGGATGCACAATGAAATCATAAGCAAGCGAACGAACCGGATAATCAACTGGAGCAGCAATCATCACCAGGTCGATATTATCATAAATGCCTTTGTAAGTTACTTTATTAAATTGTTTGACTTTTGTGATACCCTCCTGAGGCGTATAGGACAGATAGTAGTTAAGATAATCCGGCAAAACTTCCTCTGCCACCACCTGCACATCAGCATTAGCTCCAATGAACTCAAGATCAATCCTGTTGCTTTTATAAATTGCTTTAGGCAATGGTGCATCTTCCGGATCAAGGTGATGCGCTGTCGCATACCCGTCTGCTTCGGAAATACTGGCCTGATCTTCTTCCATCGTAAACAGATCAAAGCTGATGCCGTTTGATTTAAGTTGTACCTTGAGTCCGTCGCGGATATACATATACAGCAGATCCTTCCGTACAGATCCTTCCTGATCGAGAAATTGTCCTTTGTTTTCAATAAAACCCATTGGACCATCCAGTGGTATTTTCTGAGGAGCCTGTGCCATAGCGATGGATGCTGCAAATGCAAAAAACAGCGACAGACTGCAGACGATTGCATTAGTGCGGAAATACTGTTTCATATTGTTTTGTTGTTTAAGGTTAAAAAATATTCCCGCTTGAACAGGAATTGAACTATCGGCGAATTGATCAGTCTACCGGATGATGATGAAATTACGGCTGACAAGTTCCTTACCATTGACCGTAATCCTGCATGTGTAAATTCCCGGTGCCACATCGAGATTTGACACGGCTATTTTCTGCTCCGTTACCTGCAGCGGTTGTGTATGTACCAACTCTCCGTTCATGTTATAAATACCCATGGTGCCGGGTTCGGTCAGGTGATATTTGAGTGAAAAGGAACCCTGATTGGGGTCAGGATAGATGCTTACCGTGGAAAGATTGGCAGGTGTATTAACAGCAGTAACCGTGTCAACCTGAATCTTTACGAGATACGCATCCTCGTAGCCTCCATAAACTACCTGTGCTGCGCCGGGCGTAGCAATGTCAATACTGCTCGTTGTGCCTACCTGGTAGATGTGTGTATGCGATTTATCGACGGCCAGTGCCAGCGTGCTCTCACTGCCTTCTTCACCGATATATGATCCCCATTTCCTGTTTCCATCCGGATCAAAATGCTCAATAAACATATCATCATTACCCCCGAAAACAGGCTGAAATCCATTCGGAGTTGACATGACCGTTGAATTGGAAGTTGTACCGGCGATATACACTTCGTGGCCAATCATGGTGATGGCCCGGCCGCGGTCATCCAGTGGACCACCAATAAAAGTAGACCATATCGGATATCCGTTGGTGCTCCATTTCATTAAAACCGCATCATGAAACGGTTCGCCGGCACCATCGTAACCTTCACTCCAGTCAGGCTGAAAGGCGCCCGGCAAGGTTACACCTTCTTCGCTTGCACTATATCCTGTAAAGTATACAAAGTCACCGTCTTTATCTACATAAACACCTCTGCCACGGTCTTCCACCGCACCGCCCCAATAGGTGCTCCATTTACAATTGCCGTCCTTGGTAAATTTTGCAAGCAGGTAATCCTGTCCGCCTGCACTGGAATCTTTAAATGCATTTTTCTTGATACCGTATTTGCTGCCGGTACTGCCATTTACATAAATATTATCCGCATCATCTGTAGCTACACTTCTTCCATGATCTTCATTTTCGCCACCAAGATAAGTACCCCAAATGCGGTGTCCTGTTGTATCCCATTTGATAAGCATAAGGTCAGAGTTGCCATGCCAATCAGGCTGATAAGTATCCGGTGTAGTAATACCGCTATCACTCTCTGAATAGCCGACAAGAATAACATTCCCGTCAATATCAAATTTAAGGCGTCGCACCACCTCTGTTCCTTGTCCGCCGAAATACGTGGCCCACTTTCTGTACCCATCTTTGGTGAAGTATCCCAATACGCCATCATCGCCATCGCCTCCTGCAAACTGATCCCGGAAAATATAATTACCGTTATCCGGATCACCCGCAGCAATACCATCAGGGCTGTCAGTATGACTTCCGAAATATAGATTATCATATTTATCCGAAATAACACCACGGATATGGTCAGTTTTGGAACCGCCCCAGTAGGTACCCCAAAGTCTTCCGCAATTGGAAGTGTATTTTTCGATCTGCATATCAACATCACCCAGCAATTCAGTTTGAAAAGCACCATCGGTGGCTATGCCATCCGAACTATAGGTACGTCCGACAAGGATCACATTGTCTTCGCTGTCTACGCAAACACCGCGGCCTTCTTCACTGTACAATCCGCCGGAGTACGTTCCCCATATCACAACCGGGTCAATGACTAGAGACTGCTGTTTATCGTAAGGTCCCACCTCGAATGAAATAAAATCTTTGTGCTTCGCAAATGCAACCGATACTGGCATTACTTTGTTACCGCTGCTATTTTGCAAGAATGATTCAGGTATCATTTCAAACAT includes:
- a CDS encoding T9SS type A sorting domain-containing protein; translated protein: MESYVTPLLRISLSVFILTVSFFHLQAHQVEKLPLKGAIGFIENKGQFRNQHGEVRKDLLYMYVNKGMKVQLLPSSISFEMYTMEEDPQSVKESDAYTIDHSLDPEDRPIPDVRYKSNRIDVEFIGANPHPQVIAEEMKPDYLNYYLAFTPKEGIRDVKLFNKVTYKNLYDHIDLVMIANPAQYPDQALVYDFIVHPGGNVNDIRYRYQGSNDRDFLDNGTMVTANASGRMFEMIPESFLQNSSGNKVMPVSVAFAKHKDFISFEVGPYDKQQSLVIDPVVIWGTYSGGLYSEEGRGVCVDSEDNVILVGRTYSSDGIATDGAFQTELLGDVDMQIEKYTSNCGRLWGTYWGGSKTDHIRGVISDKYDNLYFGSHTDSPDGIAAGDPDNGNYIFRDQFAGGDGDDGVLGYFTKDGYRKWATYFGGQGTEVVRRLKFDIDGNVILVGYSESDSGITTPDTYQPDWHGNSDLMLIKWDTTGHRIWGTYLGGENEDHGRSVATDDADNIYVNGSTGSKYGIKKNAFKDSSAGGQDYLLAKFTKDGNCKWSTYWGGAVEDRGRGVYVDKDGDFVYFTGYSASEEGVTLPGAFQPDWSEGYDGAGEPFHDAVLMKWSTNGYPIWSTFIGGPLDDRGRAITMIGHEVYIAGTTSNSTVMSTPNGFQPVFGGNDDMFIEHFDPDGNRKWGSYIGEEGSESTLALAVDKSHTHIYQVGTTSSIDIATPGAAQVVYGGYEDAYLVKIQVDTVTAVNTPANLSTVSIYPDPNQGSFSLKYHLTEPGTMGIYNMNGELVHTQPLQVTEQKIAVSNLDVAPGIYTCRITVNGKELVSRNFIIIR